A genomic window from Elaeis guineensis isolate ETL-2024a chromosome 3, EG11, whole genome shotgun sequence includes:
- the LOC114914014 gene encoding uncharacterized protein produces the protein MELAREAVRKSLVLLKNGKLSTNDPLLPLPKKVKKILVSGSHADNLGCQCGGWTITWQGLSGNNLTTGTTILDAVKATVNPITKVYSENPNSDFVNHGRFSYAIVAVGEQPYAEKYGDNLQLTIPDPGPSVIQNVCRTIKCVAVIISGRPLVIEPYMDMIDALIAAWLPGTEGQGVADVLFGDYGFSGKLSRTWFKSVDQLPMNVGDPHYDPLFPFGFGLTTKPAMAN, from the exons ATGGAGCTGGCCAGGGAAGCTGTGAGGAAATCACTTGTGCTGCTAAAAAATGGAAAGTTGTCTACCAACGATCCACTATTGCCTCTTCCTAAGAAGGTAAAGAAGATTCTTGTCTCCGGAAGCCATGCCGACAACTTGGGTTGTCAATGTGGAGGATGGACTATCACTTGGCAAGGACTTAGTGGAAACAATCTAACAACTG GAACCACCATCCTTGATGCTGTGAAGGCCACTGTTAACCCCATCACCAAGGTTTACTCTGAGAACCCTAATTCGGACTTTGTCAACCATGGTCGATTTTCTTATGCAATTGTAGCGGTCGGAGAGCAGCCATATGCAGAGAAATATGGAGACAACTTACAACTTACAATTCCTGACCCTGGCCCAAGTGTGATCCAGAATGTCTGCAGAACCATAAAATGTGTTGCCGTCATAATCTCCGGGCGGCCCCTTGTGATCGAACCATACATGGACATGATCGATGCTCTCATAGCTGCATGGCTTCCTGGGACTGAAGGCCAGGGTGTAGCAGACGTGCTCTTTGGTGACTATGGATTCTCTGGCAAGCTCTCTCGGACATGGTTCAAGTCTGTGGATCAGCTCCCAATGAATGTAGGCGACCCACATTATGATCCTCTCTTCCCCTTTGGTTTTGGTCTTACCACAAAGCCAGCAATGGCAAACTAG